The Brasilonema sennae CENA114 genome includes a region encoding these proteins:
- a CDS encoding alpha/beta hydrolase, with protein sequence MVEILFVHGALIRDGAWWWRRVAERIYEQTGTASRAIELPSCGEGAPPGSAGLLEDAQALRDALDDVDEAVVVGHSYGGTVIAEGADHPAARHLVYITSYLPDIGQSQADIMSGEQDPVGLAPGDDGTIRVAGYTASSLGDRFWQDLTDEEARAGAWDRLTAQSVRAFGTPTTRAAWQGRPSTYLVCAEDRSTSLALQRFHADRATRSIDLRTGHHPFLSRPDLVTEQLIEVLRTD encoded by the coding sequence ATGGTAGAGATCCTATTTGTACACGGCGCACTCATCCGCGACGGTGCCTGGTGGTGGCGGCGGGTTGCCGAGCGGATTTATGAGCAGACCGGCACGGCGAGCCGGGCGATCGAGTTGCCGTCCTGCGGAGAGGGCGCTCCACCTGGGAGCGCCGGCTTGCTTGAAGATGCCCAGGCGCTTCGCGACGCGCTCGACGACGTGGACGAGGCCGTCGTCGTCGGGCACTCCTACGGCGGCACGGTCATCGCGGAGGGTGCCGACCACCCGGCCGCTCGTCATCTGGTCTACATCACCTCGTACCTGCCAGACATCGGGCAGTCGCAAGCCGACATCATGAGCGGCGAGCAGGATCCGGTCGGGCTCGCGCCGGGCGACGACGGCACAATCCGCGTTGCCGGCTACACCGCCTCCTCGTTGGGCGACCGCTTCTGGCAGGATCTGACAGACGAGGAGGCCCGAGCCGGGGCGTGGGACCGCCTGACCGCGCAGTCGGTACGCGCCTTCGGGACACCGACGACCCGGGCGGCATGGCAAGGCAGACCCTCGACGTATCTCGTCTGCGCGGAGGATCGCAGCACCTCCCTCGCCCTGCAACGCTTCCATGCTGATCGGGCTACCCGCTCGATCGACCTGCGCACCGGTCACCACCCGTTCCTGTCCCGACCCGACCTCGTTACCGAACAGCTCATCGAAGTGCTCCGCACCGACTGA
- a CDS encoding tetratricopeptide repeat protein, with protein sequence MSQSRKHWMINVVLVLVLLAFVGVSVVPIFEAFNQTPSSSQKSTSTRSVSPSSDLKSKLENDAQGYAQVLQREPENQTALRGLLETRLQLLSLGGRDIKGVIEPLEKLTQIEPEETKYAVLLAQAKQQIGDKEGAAQAYRSVLQKKPGNLEALQGMVALDLSEKRPEAAITLLQDTLNTANKANQTQPGSVDTVAVQVLLGNVYASQKNYTQASSAYDQAISKDKQDFRPVLAKATLLKEQGKAEDAKTLFTQAAALAPSQYKDEINKRASESSTPVPTPTSTPKQ encoded by the coding sequence GTGTCTCAATCTCGCAAACACTGGATGATTAATGTAGTGTTGGTGCTGGTACTTCTTGCTTTTGTCGGAGTTTCGGTGGTGCCAATCTTTGAGGCGTTTAATCAAACGCCAAGTTCCAGCCAGAAATCCACAAGCACTAGAAGTGTTTCACCTTCCTCTGATCTAAAATCGAAACTGGAAAATGACGCACAGGGTTATGCACAAGTTTTGCAGCGGGAACCGGAAAATCAAACGGCGCTGCGAGGCTTGCTTGAGACTCGACTACAATTGCTAAGCTTGGGTGGACGTGATATCAAGGGTGTAATTGAACCTTTGGAAAAATTAACTCAGATCGAGCCAGAAGAAACAAAATACGCAGTGTTACTGGCTCAAGCCAAGCAGCAAATTGGCGACAAGGAAGGAGCCGCTCAAGCTTATCGTTCTGTTTTACAAAAGAAACCCGGCAACCTTGAGGCTTTACAAGGTATGGTAGCGTTGGATCTGTCTGAAAAACGCCCAGAAGCAGCTATCACTTTGCTACAAGATACTCTCAATACTGCAAACAAAGCAAATCAAACTCAGCCAGGAAGTGTGGATACAGTTGCTGTACAAGTGCTTTTAGGCAACGTATACGCCTCTCAAAAAAACTATACTCAAGCTAGCAGTGCTTACGACCAAGCAATAAGCAAGGATAAGCAGGATTTTCGTCCCGTTTTAGCCAAAGCAACGCTCCTGAAAGAACAGGGCAAAGCTGAGGACGCAAAAACTTTGTTTACCCAAGCTGCGGCTTTAGCGCCAAGCCAGTATAAAGACGAAATTAATAAGCGGGCAAGCGAATCTTCTACTCCCGTTCCCACGCCGACATCAACGCCTAAGCAATAA